A stretch of Schistocerca americana isolate TAMUIC-IGC-003095 chromosome 3, iqSchAmer2.1, whole genome shotgun sequence DNA encodes these proteins:
- the LOC124607493 gene encoding pro-corazonin-like, giving the protein MMRPWVSVVLLLVACWCLGALVHGQTFQYSHGWTNGRKRAGSSSAPGALLPPGRLPPPAAASDMDAQPCRVRCLRLLLQGGAVPQLYVPPELWQQVDEEGDNMAARQRGGGARLRHALPPPGAAAAVDSDEDM; this is encoded by the exons GATGCGTCCGTGGGTGAGCgtggtgctgctgctggtggcgTGCTGGTGCCTGGGTGCGCTGGTGCACGGCCAGACCTTCCAGTACTCGCACGGCTGGACCAACGGCCGCAAGAGAGCCGGCTCCAGCTCCGCCCCCGGCGCCCTGCTGCCCCCCGGCCGCCTCCCGCCTCCAGCTGCCGCCTCCGACATGGACGCACAGCCGTGTCGCGTGCGATGCCTGCGCCTGCTGCTTCAGGGAGGCGCAGTCCCTCAG CTGTACGTGCCGCCCGAGCTGTGGCAGCAGGTGGACGAGGAGGGCGACAACATGGCGGCGCGCCAGCGCGGGGGCGGCGCCCGCCTCCGGCATGCACTTCCACCCCCAGGGGCGGCTGCCGCCGTCGACTCTGACGAGGACATGTGA